One window of the Streptomyces sp. NBC_00259 genome contains the following:
- a CDS encoding PP2C family protein-serine/threonine phosphatase, whose product MPRSRRSPGAVLRPPSPRRGWVWWLPLIAVAVDLIAEVAVRGREPVSFMLIAVPPLAAATRGPRGTALSTVVCLGLQMWMAASRPGHFAEQHHVAVYSATLVIGIASVALSWQRERTRRHLVRAHSVAEAMQRVLLRPMPGRLGPVRAAAYYEAGEGGTLVGGDLYDVCETPFGVRAIIGDVRGKGLDAVQTVAAVLGSFRVSAHEWRSLSSLAERLELSIARNSPGGDDGDPELFVTALVLEFPPEGGEVRIVDRGHPSPIVVGPLGARRLVTAPGLPLGLGALSPDGDDTTVHPLGPGEVLVVHTDGVSEARDAKGVFYPVLERLGERFGGEPSPDPEAVVSFVRSDTERWSAQSDNDDQAVLALTLTGAAPRQRPRLG is encoded by the coding sequence ATGCCTCGAAGTCGTAGGAGTCCTGGCGCCGTCCTGCGGCCCCCGTCCCCGCGCCGGGGGTGGGTCTGGTGGCTGCCGTTGATCGCGGTGGCCGTCGATCTGATCGCGGAAGTCGCCGTCAGGGGCAGGGAGCCGGTGAGCTTCATGCTCATCGCCGTACCGCCGCTCGCCGCCGCGACGCGCGGGCCGCGGGGCACCGCGCTGTCCACCGTCGTGTGCCTGGGACTCCAGATGTGGATGGCCGCCAGCCGCCCGGGCCATTTCGCCGAGCAGCACCATGTGGCCGTCTACTCCGCCACGCTCGTCATCGGGATCGCCAGCGTCGCCCTCTCCTGGCAGCGAGAGCGGACCAGGCGGCACCTGGTCCGTGCCCATTCGGTCGCGGAGGCGATGCAGCGGGTCCTGCTGCGTCCGATGCCGGGCCGGCTCGGTCCGGTGCGGGCCGCCGCGTACTACGAGGCCGGGGAGGGCGGCACCCTCGTCGGCGGCGATCTGTACGACGTGTGCGAGACCCCGTTCGGGGTGCGGGCGATCATCGGTGACGTCCGGGGCAAGGGGCTGGACGCGGTGCAGACGGTCGCGGCCGTGCTGGGCAGCTTCCGGGTGTCCGCGCACGAGTGGCGGAGTCTGAGCAGTCTCGCCGAACGCCTGGAACTCAGCATCGCCCGCAACAGCCCCGGCGGTGACGACGGGGACCCGGAGCTGTTCGTGACCGCGCTCGTGCTGGAGTTCCCGCCGGAGGGCGGCGAGGTGCGGATCGTCGACCGCGGCCATCCCTCGCCGATCGTCGTCGGCCCGCTCGGCGCCCGGCGGCTGGTCACGGCGCCCGGGCTGCCGCTGGGTCTGGGCGCGCTGTCCCCGGACGGGGACGACACGACGGTCCATCCGCTGGGTCCCGGAGAGGTCCTCGTCGTCCACACGGACGGGGTGAGCGAGGCCCGTGACGCGAAGGGTGTCTTCTATCCGGTTCTGGAGCGGCTCGGCGAACGGTTCGGTGGTGAGCCGTCACCGGACCCCGAGGCCGTCGTCTCGTTCGTACGGTCCGACACGGAACGCTGGTCGGCACAGTCGGACAACGACGACCAGGCCGTTCTCGCCCTGACGCTGACCGGCGCGGCGCCGCGGCAGCGCCCCCGGCTAGGCTGA
- a CDS encoding FUSC family protein translates to MKSGAERTAILHRSLRVSLAATAGFYPFLYGLQEPTVALYALFAPIALGLLSSIPGSGRQRAEVMLKALPVGLLLVTLGTALAVRTWAAVLGMLVIGFMLAFAAVAGPRPAGAAPGLQLFYILACFPPYAPDTLGLRLAGLTAGVLLLAACERFLLPEPADVSYRESLAEAVAVAGAAARGNSGASPESLREAGARLRFSYLPAAERPAGPGRKDRALAQAGSAARRLLEQLAHLTETGVLPASGLPCPDTTAPPGRVAGTDPGPDGDAGSGLMLRQVAALCGRMAAALRAGRAGVAGPDRMDEAVRGFQQLRVRQATGPAAEVPPVPVLRRQAALVAVAESARMLEASVRVGLDGTRTAPIPPQGLFWYADAPTAVLWYRRIAGNMTLHSVQFQNAVRIALGLGAARLVAGSLDLAHGFWVLLAVLTLSRTTVGETWTAIRQAVAGTLVGAVAAGALLVGLGGHTVVFAVLLAPGMLVAFALGPLLGIAWAQGLFTLVVATAFAQIAPASWQLAEERIVDVLAGSAVGLLCGLLAWPAGARREVRKAMAGLLRATGPLITGTAAAVTTAPPGSVPPPATLVAFNRLRLAEAAYAQFRSEPAGSTHARADWHAVLIVANHILVGAHWLPRFDLPERALPAGAADRACSTAGRAAATADRLAALCGGERPPPLPPPGPASAPPGGRPLPALVDLELWLDGVAAQLRGLDGVVPGTFRRAGGDTAPRGGGDDTARSVPGPGQPGS, encoded by the coding sequence GTGAAGAGCGGGGCCGAGCGGACGGCGATCCTGCACCGTTCGCTACGGGTGTCCCTCGCCGCGACCGCGGGGTTCTATCCCTTCCTCTACGGGCTGCAGGAGCCCACGGTGGCGCTGTACGCCCTGTTCGCGCCCATCGCCCTCGGGCTGCTGTCCTCGATCCCCGGGTCGGGGCGGCAGCGGGCCGAAGTGATGCTGAAGGCGCTGCCGGTGGGCCTGCTGCTGGTGACGCTGGGGACGGCGCTGGCGGTACGGACCTGGGCGGCGGTGCTCGGGATGCTCGTCATCGGCTTCATGCTGGCCTTCGCGGCGGTCGCGGGACCACGGCCCGCCGGGGCGGCTCCGGGGCTGCAGCTCTTCTACATCCTGGCCTGCTTCCCGCCGTACGCCCCGGACACCCTGGGGCTGCGGCTGGCCGGGCTCACCGCGGGCGTGCTGCTGCTCGCGGCGTGCGAGCGCTTCCTGCTGCCCGAGCCGGCGGACGTGTCGTACCGGGAGAGCCTCGCGGAGGCCGTGGCGGTCGCGGGTGCCGCGGCCCGGGGGAACTCCGGCGCCTCGCCCGAGTCGCTGCGCGAGGCCGGTGCCCGCCTGCGGTTCTCCTACCTCCCGGCCGCCGAACGCCCCGCCGGGCCGGGCCGTAAGGACCGGGCCCTCGCGCAGGCGGGCTCCGCGGCCCGCCGGCTGCTCGAACAGCTGGCCCATCTGACCGAAACGGGCGTCCTGCCCGCTAGCGGGCTCCCCTGTCCGGACACCACCGCGCCGCCCGGGCGCGTGGCGGGTACGGACCCCGGGCCGGACGGTGACGCGGGGTCCGGGCTGATGCTGCGGCAGGTGGCCGCCCTGTGCGGGCGGATGGCGGCGGCGTTGCGGGCGGGGCGTGCGGGTGTGGCGGGTCCGGACCGGATGGATGAGGCGGTGCGTGGCTTTCAGCAGCTGCGCGTCCGGCAGGCGACCGGGCCGGCTGCCGAGGTGCCGCCCGTACCGGTCCTGCGCCGGCAGGCCGCGCTGGTGGCCGTCGCCGAGTCCGCGCGGATGCTGGAGGCGTCCGTACGGGTCGGCCTGGACGGCACGCGCACGGCGCCGATTCCGCCGCAGGGGCTGTTCTGGTACGCCGACGCGCCCACCGCCGTCCTCTGGTACCGCCGTATCGCCGGCAACATGACGCTGCATTCGGTGCAGTTCCAGAACGCCGTCCGGATCGCGCTCGGTCTGGGCGCGGCCCGGCTGGTCGCCGGTTCGCTCGATCTGGCGCACGGCTTCTGGGTGCTGCTCGCCGTGCTGACGCTGAGCAGGACCACGGTCGGGGAGACCTGGACGGCGATCCGCCAGGCGGTGGCCGGCACCCTCGTCGGCGCGGTCGCGGCGGGTGCCCTGCTCGTCGGCCTCGGCGGCCACACCGTCGTGTTCGCCGTGCTGCTCGCGCCCGGCATGCTCGTCGCCTTCGCCCTCGGGCCACTGCTGGGCATCGCCTGGGCCCAGGGCCTGTTCACCCTGGTGGTGGCGACCGCGTTCGCCCAGATCGCGCCGGCCTCCTGGCAGTTGGCGGAGGAGCGGATCGTGGACGTGCTGGCCGGCAGCGCGGTCGGTCTGCTGTGCGGGCTGCTGGCCTGGCCCGCCGGGGCCCGGCGGGAGGTACGCAAAGCCATGGCCGGGCTGCTCCGCGCCACCGGTCCGCTGATCACCGGCACCGCCGCCGCCGTCACGACCGCCCCGCCGGGCTCCGTGCCTCCCCCGGCGACCCTCGTCGCCTTCAACCGGCTGCGGCTCGCGGAGGCCGCGTACGCCCAGTTCCGCAGCGAACCGGCCGGCAGCACGCACGCACGCGCCGACTGGCACGCGGTGCTCATCGTCGCGAACCACATCCTGGTCGGCGCCCACTGGCTCCCCCGCTTCGATCTGCCCGAGAGGGCCCTGCCGGCCGGCGCCGCCGACCGGGCCTGTTCCACCGCCGGCCGGGCGGCGGCGACCGCCGACCGGCTCGCCGCGCTGTGCGGCGGCGAGAGACCGCCGCCGTTGCCGCCGCCGGGCCCGGCATCCGCGCCGCCCGGTGGCCGGCCGCTGCCCGCGCTGGTGGATCTCGAACTCTGGCTGGACGGTGTGGCGGCCCAGCTCAGGGGCCTCGACGGCGTGGTCCCGGGCACGTTCCGCCGCGCCGGCGGGGACACGGCACCGCGCGGCGGAGGCGACGACACGGCACGCTCCGTGCCCGGCCCCGGCCAACCCGGCTCTTAG
- a CDS encoding DMT family transporter, which yields MHLFLPVLFALLSAFSNALAVVLQRQEALAVPSSTGFRPGLILDLLRRPLWLAGIVAVIAAGVCQALALNTGPLTIVQPLFVLELPLALIVASILMRRHLPAMGWVAVSFVVVGLGVALGAAAPTGNRTQVPMDRWLPVLVVGAGAIVVLSGVALRRPEGRARAALLGTATAISYALTAALMKSATHILADYGAAAFFTAWQTYAFAVTGGTALFLLENALQAGPLVASQPAITLGDATLSLVLGITLYEETVRSGWWLAPQILGLALIAVGAVTLARIPLTRSLVAAEETSGPSSRQAGQTLP from the coding sequence GTGCACCTCTTCCTCCCCGTCCTCTTCGCGCTCCTATCCGCATTCAGCAACGCCCTCGCCGTCGTGCTGCAGCGCCAGGAGGCCCTCGCGGTGCCCAGCTCCACCGGGTTCCGCCCCGGGCTGATCCTCGATCTGCTGCGCCGCCCGCTCTGGCTGGCCGGGATCGTCGCCGTGATCGCCGCGGGCGTGTGCCAGGCCCTGGCTCTGAACACCGGGCCGCTCACGATCGTGCAGCCGCTCTTCGTCCTCGAACTGCCCCTCGCGCTGATCGTCGCCTCGATCCTGATGCGCCGGCATCTGCCGGCCATGGGCTGGGTGGCCGTGAGCTTCGTCGTGGTGGGTCTCGGTGTCGCCCTCGGCGCCGCGGCCCCCACCGGCAACCGCACCCAGGTCCCGATGGACCGCTGGCTGCCCGTGCTCGTCGTCGGCGCGGGGGCGATCGTCGTGCTGTCCGGCGTGGCGCTGCGCCGCCCCGAGGGCCGGGCCCGGGCCGCCCTGCTGGGCACGGCCACCGCCATCAGCTACGCACTGACCGCGGCGCTGATGAAGTCCGCGACCCACATCCTGGCCGACTACGGGGCCGCGGCCTTCTTCACCGCCTGGCAGACGTACGCCTTCGCGGTGACCGGCGGCACCGCACTGTTCCTGCTGGAGAACGCGCTGCAGGCGGGCCCGCTGGTCGCGTCACAGCCCGCGATCACGCTCGGCGACGCGACCCTGAGCCTCGTGCTCGGCATCACCCTGTACGAGGAGACGGTCCGCTCCGGCTGGTGGCTGGCGCCGCAGATCCTCGGCCTCGCCCTGATCGCCGTGGGCGCGGTCACCCTCGCCCGTATCCCGCTCACCCGCTCGCTCGTCGCCGCCGAGGAGACATCGGGCCCGTCCTCCCGGCAGGCCGGGCAGACGCTTCCGTGA
- a CDS encoding SPW repeat protein has protein sequence MTTHPSIEQHPDLAEMRARFERATATPRGQVIETLALLTGLYLAASPWIVGFNGLTTLAVTNLITGVAYALCLGGFGSAYERTHAMAWCAIVIGAWTIFSPWIVAGNADTVRSIVSNVIVGIVALCLGVAMAAMSDRRGGLRTSRASGRGGPDLGPLS, from the coding sequence ATGACCACTCACCCCAGCATTGAGCAACATCCCGACCTCGCCGAGATGCGCGCGCGTTTCGAGCGGGCCACGGCCACGCCGCGCGGCCAGGTGATAGAGACACTGGCCCTGCTCACGGGCCTCTACCTCGCGGCCTCACCGTGGATCGTCGGCTTCAACGGCCTCACCACACTGGCGGTCACCAATCTGATCACCGGTGTCGCCTACGCCCTGTGCCTGGGCGGGTTCGGCTCGGCGTACGAGCGCACCCACGCCATGGCCTGGTGCGCCATCGTCATCGGAGCCTGGACGATCTTCTCCCCCTGGATCGTCGCCGGGAACGCCGATACGGTCCGCAGCATCGTCAGCAACGTCATCGTCGGCATCGTGGCGCTGTGCCTCGGTGTGGCCATGGCGGCCATGAGCGACCGCCGCGGCGGCCTGCGCACCTCCCGGGCATCCGGGCGCGGAGGTCCGGACCTCGGTCCCCTGAGCTGA
- a CDS encoding MurR/RpiR family transcriptional regulator produces MPSGQQARAQASAITPGRHSPDAEPAPVEKVRALFGGHRLSPAQRRIAQYIADNLTEAAFLSITDLADRVGVSQPSVTRFASSVGFSGYPALREALQPIALSAVAGTPDAAESGRNELQTAVDAEIANLESLRRSFADTGQVLEVGRELARSVPLTVLGLRISTSLAEYFAYAARRIHPDVRLVSRGGSVAYDALLQSREAGGTWVLAFAMPRHANEMLAAVRAARRTGLRIALITDLTMGPLVEAADVALTAGTGSRLVFDSYSAPGVLSAAILQAMADADPERTQLRLEQYEHAAEQHDFFIED; encoded by the coding sequence GTGCCATCAGGGCAGCAGGCGCGCGCGCAGGCGTCTGCGATCACACCGGGCAGACACTCTCCGGACGCGGAGCCGGCTCCTGTGGAGAAGGTCCGGGCCCTCTTCGGCGGACACCGCCTGTCGCCCGCGCAGCGGCGCATCGCCCAGTACATCGCGGACAATCTGACCGAGGCCGCCTTCCTGTCGATCACGGATCTCGCGGACCGGGTCGGGGTGAGCCAGCCGTCGGTGACGCGCTTCGCGTCCTCGGTGGGCTTCAGCGGATACCCGGCGCTGCGGGAGGCGCTGCAGCCGATCGCGCTCAGCGCCGTCGCCGGCACCCCGGACGCGGCCGAGAGCGGCCGCAACGAACTCCAGACGGCCGTCGACGCGGAGATCGCGAACTTGGAGAGCCTGCGCCGGTCCTTCGCCGACACCGGCCAGGTGCTCGAAGTCGGCCGTGAGCTGGCCAGATCGGTGCCGCTGACCGTTCTGGGCCTGCGGATCTCCACCTCGCTCGCGGAGTACTTCGCCTACGCGGCGCGGCGGATCCACCCGGATGTGCGGCTGGTGTCGCGCGGCGGGAGCGTGGCGTACGACGCGCTGCTGCAGTCCCGTGAGGCGGGCGGCACGTGGGTGCTGGCCTTCGCGATGCCCCGGCACGCGAACGAGATGCTCGCGGCGGTGCGGGCCGCGCGCCGTACGGGCCTGAGGATCGCGCTGATCACGGATCTGACGATGGGTCCACTGGTCGAAGCGGCCGATGTGGCGCTGACCGCGGGCACCGGATCGCGCCTCGTCTTCGACTCCTACTCCGCGCCGGGGGTGCTGTCGGCGGCGATCCTCCAGGCGATGGCCGACGCGGATCCCGAGCGTACGCAACTGCGGCTCGAGCAGTACGAGCACGCCGCTGAGCAGCACGACTTCTTCATCGAGGACTGA
- a CDS encoding class F sortase, which yields MTAQQPLGSQTPPQPAATRTLGQALLWPVVAAGLGALLLYNSLGTPTEHTPQARPAAPAPAPVSPPKTVAPLPRSVPTRISIPAISVNAPFIELAIGKTGQLNAPPPNDKNLVGWFGKGATPGEAGTSVVAGHLDTMTGPAVFESLSALKPGYTIDVTRQDRKVAVFKVDTVETFSKAKFPSARVYNDTPSAQLRLITCGGEFDKKTKDYKDNVVVFAHLAAVKNG from the coding sequence ATGACCGCCCAGCAGCCGCTCGGCTCACAGACACCCCCGCAGCCCGCCGCTACCCGTACCCTCGGCCAGGCCCTGTTGTGGCCCGTTGTGGCGGCCGGGCTGGGCGCCCTGCTCCTCTACAACTCCCTCGGCACACCGACGGAACACACCCCGCAGGCCCGTCCGGCGGCCCCCGCGCCCGCCCCCGTGAGCCCGCCCAAGACCGTCGCGCCGCTGCCGCGTTCCGTCCCGACGCGCATCTCCATCCCGGCCATCTCCGTCAACGCCCCCTTCATCGAGCTGGCCATCGGCAAGACCGGGCAGCTGAACGCGCCGCCCCCCAACGACAAGAACCTGGTCGGCTGGTTCGGGAAGGGCGCCACCCCCGGCGAGGCCGGCACGTCCGTCGTGGCGGGGCACCTGGACACCATGACGGGCCCGGCGGTCTTCGAGTCGCTCAGCGCGCTCAAGCCGGGCTACACGATCGACGTCACCCGCCAGGACCGCAAGGTCGCCGTCTTCAAGGTCGACACGGTGGAGACCTTCAGCAAGGCCAAGTTCCCGAGCGCGCGGGTCTACAACGACACCCCGTCCGCGCAGCTGCGCCTGATCACCTGCGGCGGCGAGTTCGACAAGAAGACCAAGGACTACAAGGACAACGTCGTCGTGTTCGCCCACCTCGCCGCCGTGAAGAACGGCTGA